One window from the genome of Macrobrachium rosenbergii isolate ZJJX-2024 chromosome 2, ASM4041242v1, whole genome shotgun sequence encodes:
- the LOC136843647 gene encoding uncharacterized protein, with translation MDLSRGYWQIPLDEDSKQYTAFQTDLGLYQFKVLPFGLVNAPATFNKMMRSLFAGLDGENKMWPTKDKVEKIVGAKHPRTKKELRSFLGLCGYYRKFIPNYSTIASGLTDLTKKNQPNDLLWKEMHDRAFVSLKNKIAGEPILLLPDLQAEFVLRTLDWVPYFCKKWME, from the exons ATGGATTTATCCCGCGGATATTGGCAAATTCCTCTGGATGAGGATAGTAAACAGTATACTGCATTTCAAACAGATTTAGGACTGTACCAGTTTAAAGTGCTCCCATTTGGACTTGTGAATGCCCCAGCCACTTTCAATAAGATGATGAGAAGTTTATTTGCAGGTTTAGATG GCGAGAATAAAATGTGGCCTACTAAAGATAAAGTGGAGAAAATAGTTGGTGCAAAACATCCGAGGACCAAGAAGGAGTTACGTTCATTCTTGGGATTGTGCGGTTATTATCGCAAATTCATTCCAAATTACTCTACCATCGCGTCCGGTCTTACAGATCTCACCAAGAAAAATCAGCCTAATGACCTTTTGTGGAAGGAAATGCATGACCGGGCTTTTGTTTCTCTTAAGAACAAAATTGCTGGCGAACCTATTCTTTTACTTCCAGATTTGCAGGCTGAATTCGTATTACGAACTCTGGATTGGGTGCCATACTTCTGCAAGAAGTGGATGGAGTGA
- the LOC136843653 gene encoding uncharacterized protein, with translation MTRIHTSHAALRMRSLKILNVELSLGKELGYEGEELRRFVSDEQSALRDIRDKERVLEREKLEAAREEREREREEREREREEREKEREYDREKSERDRAHELHLYNIQESLQKQEIEKLKLQKEINDSPVNTGGSDTEGNQVRVKVKGPSIPDFDENKDDIDAYLRRFEVLASAAKWLKEDWAIILSSHLKGAALEVYVRLSPEDALDYNKVSESLMKRFDCTEEGFRVKFRSVKPQKNELVEQFVSRLRHLLKRWIEMSKCEMTCEGLTDLFLMEQFLQSCGRQLQVHLRERLPLSLNKMIELAESYVQAHGGLFHNSKYFSTVRSDRVDLSGEAVSEQTAKPIRYPPSIKCYKCGQVGHKASNCLVHAKGSKKNGHAAAGEVVYWTRKGHKGNFKDPVADINNKVFKNDHTELASVASDMPVEEGILYGNPVKVLRDTGCTTVVARKDLVPVECFTGKSSRIRYMNKNIVETYPLAEIYIQSPFFTGTTLAVCMEDPLYDLIIGNIPGTTRLEEPISGAVLTRAGAKKSKSTFQKLKTSDSKISWDMDSKEIKKEQEEDPSLRALRDDARTGKAITRDGKGKAVFERGLLFRIYSDRGIEHKQLVLPFKLREGVMSMAHEGILGGHLGAEKTLGRIRQEFYWPGIGAAVKRFCLSCDICQKTYPRGKVGKVPLGEVPLIDTPFKRVAVDLIGPILPRSSSGNKYILTMVDYATRYPEAIVLPSIETERVADALLSFFSRVGVLEEMVTDRGSQFTSQMMDEVRGLLSIKHLPTTPYHAMVNGLVEKFNGTLKSMIKKMCAEQPTTWDRYLPAVLFAYRESPQASMGFSPFELLYGRTVRAPLAILRDLWDKERKIRRNL, from the exons ATGACGAGGATACACACGTCACACGCTGCACTGCGCATGCGCAGTTTAAAAATTTTGAACGTAGAG CTCTCTCTTGGCAAAGAGCTTGGTTATGAAGGCGAAGAACTTAGAAGATTTGTAAGTGATGAACAAAGTGCTTTAAGGGATATTAGAGATAAGGAACGAGTATTAGAACGTGAAAAACTAGAAGCTGCTcgtgaggaaagagaaagggaacgtgaggaaagagaaagggaacgtgaggaaagagaaaaagagcgtGAATATGACCgtgaaaaaagtgagagagatagagctCATGAGCttcatttgtataatatacaagAATCTTTGCAAAAACAGGAGATTGAGAAATTGAAACTGCAAAAAGAAATCAATGACTCGCCAGTTAATACCGGAGGTTCCGACACTGAAGGTAACCAGGTAAGAGTAAAAGTTAAAGGTCCTTCTATTCctgattttgatgaaaacaaAGATGATATTGATGCATATCTTAGGAGGTTTGAAGTTCTTGCTAGTGCAGCCAAGTGGCTTAAAGAGGATTGGGCTATAATTCTAAGTTCACATTTAAAGGGTGCAGCTTTGGAAGTTTACGTTAGACTTTCACCTGAGGATGCTTTGGATTATAATAAAGTTTCTGAATCACTTATGAAAAGATTTGATTGTACTGAGGAAGGTTTCAGAGTAAAGTTTCGGTCAGTTAAACCTCAGAAGAATGAGCTAGTTGAACAGTTTGTATCTAGATTGAGACATCTCTTAAAGAGGTGGATTGAAATGTCAAAGTGTGAAATGACATGTGAAGgtttaactgatttatttcttATGGAGCAATTTTTGCAGAGTTGTGGCAGGCAGTTGCAGGTACATCTGAGAGAGCGATTACCATTATCGCTTAACAAAATGATTGAATTAGCAGAAAGTTATGTTCAAGCTCATggaggtttatttcataattctaaatatttttctacagTACGTAGTGACAGAGTTGACTTATCCGGGGAAGCGGTTTCTGAGCAGACGGCTAAACCCATTAGATATCCACCCTCTATTAAGTGTTATAAATGTGGACAAGTGGGTCATAAGGCTTCTAATTGTCTAGTACATGCAAAAGGATCCAAGAAAAATGGTCATGCTGCAGCAGGAGAAGTTGTTTATTGGACCAGAAAGGgccataaaggaaattttaaagatCCTGTTGcggatataaataataaagtgttTAAAAATGATCACACTGAGTTGGCCAGTGTTGCTTCTGATATGCCTGTCGAGGAGGGTATTTTATACGGAAACCCAGTAAAAGTTTTGAGGGACACTGGTTGTACAACTGTCGTAGCCAGAAAAGACTTGGTGCCTGTTGAATGTTTTACTGGTAAGAGCAGTAGGATTAGATATATGAACAAGAATATAGTAGAAACTTATCCTTTGGCTGAAATTTACATTCAATCACCATTTTTTACGGGTACTACCCTTGCTGTGTGCATGGAGGACCCTCTTTATGATCTCATTATAGGCAACATCCCTGGAACAACAAGGTTGGAGGAACCCATATCCGGCGCTGTATTAACGAGAGCTGGAGCAAAGAAATCTAAATCTACATTCCAAAAGCTGAAAACGTCAGACTCCAAGATTTCTTGGGACATGGATTCAAAGGAAATCAAGAAAGAGCAAGAAGAGGATCCAAGCTTAAGAGCTCTGCGAGATGATGCAAGAACTGGTAAAGCTATTACTAGAGATGGAAAAGGTAAGGCAGTTTTTGAGAGAGGATTGTTGTTCAGAATATATTCAGACCGAGGTATTGAACACAAGCAACTAGTATTGCCGTTTAAGCTTCGAGAGGGCGTGATGAGCATGGCACATGAAGGAATACTTGGAGGTCATTTGGGTGCTGAGAAGACCTTAGGTAGAATAAGGCAGGAATTTTACTGGCCCGGTATTGGGGCAGCAGTAAAGAGATTCTGTCTGTCGTGTGACATTTGTCAGAAAACTTATCCTAGAGGAAAAGTTGGGAAGGTACCTTTGGGAGAGGTACCGCTCATTGACACTCCTTTTAAACGTGTAGCTGTTGACTTGATAGGACCTATTTTGCCAAGAAGTAGTTCTGGTAACAAATATATACTGACCATGGTTGATTATGCAACCAGATACCCTGAAGCCATAGTCTTACCATCTATCGAAACGGAGCGTGTAGCTGATGCCTTGTTGAGTTTCTTTTCCAGAGTCGGGGTTCTTGAGGAAATGGTGACTGATAGAGGCAGTCAATTTACATCGCAAATGATGGACGAAGTTAGAGGTCTTTTGTCAATCAAGCATCTTCCTACGACCCCTTATCATGCGATGGTGAATGGTCTAGTTGAAAAGTTCAATGGAACTTTGAAATCTATGATTAAAAAGATGTGCGCTGAACAACCTACTACTTGGGATAGATACCTGCCGGCAGTTCTCTTTGCATACCGAGAGTCTCCACAAGCAAGCATGGGGTTTTCCCCTTTTGAATTATTATATGGGAGAACGGTGCGTGCCCCTTTAGCTATTCTGAGAGATTTGTGGGACAAGGAGAGAAAGATTAGAAGAAACTTGTAA